One segment of Leptospira fainei serovar Hurstbridge str. BUT 6 DNA contains the following:
- a CDS encoding SMP-30/gluconolactonase/LRE family protein yields the protein MNTKKILLLIAAILIILAAGILLKPSPIEPIAYDPPPAPGMIGLFAENHLLNSAELIALGKIHGPEDIEADSEGNVYSASEDGKVYFISKDGEMKAHASTGGRPLGMKLISDGTLYVADAVKGLLKINPNGRVEVLSTEAEGIPFKFTDDLDVAKDGTVYFSDASYKYGAPEYLYDLMEGVPHGRLLKYDPRTKKTTVLLKEIFFANGVALSKNEDFVVLNETYKYRIHRYWLKGPKAGTSEIWIENLPGFPDNISSDGKGTFYLALFTVRNPMMDNLLHPRPWAKVVVAKLPKFLWPKPKPYGFAVLLNEDARVLASFQEPSGNHLKEITSVKRKGDYLYLGSLHNDRIGKFELPREFR from the coding sequence GTGAATACGAAAAAAATCCTCCTCCTCATCGCGGCTATTTTAATTATTCTCGCGGCGGGGATTCTCCTTAAACCTTCACCCATAGAGCCGATCGCATATGATCCCCCTCCGGCTCCAGGAATGATCGGCTTGTTCGCCGAAAATCATCTTTTAAATTCCGCGGAATTGATCGCATTAGGCAAGATTCACGGTCCGGAGGATATAGAGGCAGATTCGGAGGGGAACGTTTATTCTGCCAGCGAAGACGGAAAAGTTTACTTCATTTCTAAAGATGGAGAAATGAAAGCTCATGCATCGACCGGGGGAAGACCTTTGGGGATGAAACTAATTTCTGACGGAACATTGTACGTAGCCGATGCGGTGAAAGGGCTTTTAAAGATCAATCCTAACGGTCGAGTCGAGGTGCTTTCGACCGAAGCGGAAGGAATTCCCTTTAAATTTACGGACGATTTGGATGTTGCGAAGGACGGGACCGTTTACTTCTCGGATGCAAGTTATAAATACGGTGCCCCCGAATATTTGTACGATTTGATGGAAGGAGTTCCTCACGGTCGCCTTTTGAAATACGATCCGAGAACTAAAAAGACGACGGTATTATTGAAGGAAATTTTCTTCGCAAACGGAGTCGCCCTTTCTAAGAACGAAGACTTCGTGGTGTTAAACGAAACATATAAATATAGAATCCATCGCTACTGGTTGAAAGGACCGAAAGCCGGCACTAGCGAGATATGGATAGAGAATCTTCCGGGATTTCCGGACAATATATCTTCGGACGGTAAGGGGACTTTTTATTTGGCTCTGTTTACGGTCAGAAATCCTATGATGGATAACCTACTTCATCCTCGCCCTTGGGCGAAAGTCGTAGTAGCGAAATTGCCTAAATTTCTATGGCCTAAACCGAAGCCGTACGGTTTCGCCGTTTTATTAAACGAAGATGCTCGCGTCTTAGCAAGTTTTCAAGAACCGAGCGGAAATCACCTTAAAGAAATCACTTCGGTGAAGAGAAAGGGGGATTATCTATATCTCGGTAGCCTTCATAACGATAGAATCGGAAAATTCGAACTCCCTCGGGAGTTTCGGTAA
- a CDS encoding PQQ-dependent sugar dehydrogenase, producing MFRTIKYLICLVSILPLFSCDELRRILVANIGDASKYQAEGKESGFKPTFTLKDENRKKIAISLTTIGEGFDQTTDLLMIPGPDIFLVLEKTGSIKWLDPKDGSSGTLLKIPNVLTDSEEGLLGIALHPSFPEKPKVYINYVIKKNGKDTSRISEWTFDSPKDPKKGKFSEERVIMELVQPYGNHNAGQLAFGRDGKLYIGWGDGGWRNDPNGNGQNPMTFLGSMLRIDIDAKDPGKQYAVPKDNPFVGIKGYQPETFAYGLRNPWRYSFDPAGRLILADVGQDAFEEVDIIEAGKNYGWNKTEGFHCFEPKENCDRTGLTDPIYEYGREDGSSITGGYVVTNDRIGDLHGKYVFGDFISGRLWAISIPKDGGKVEEAFALGKWPILVSTFGRDTRGSLYLADFGSGKILRVDPGR from the coding sequence ATGTTTCGTACGATAAAGTATTTGATCTGTCTTGTTTCTATTCTTCCCCTATTTTCCTGCGATGAACTTAGGCGAATCTTGGTAGCGAATATCGGAGACGCTTCCAAATACCAGGCCGAAGGAAAGGAGTCTGGATTTAAACCGACCTTTACGCTGAAGGATGAAAATCGAAAGAAAATCGCCATTTCCTTAACGACGATCGGAGAGGGTTTCGATCAAACTACGGATTTACTGATGATTCCAGGTCCGGATATTTTCCTAGTTCTAGAAAAAACGGGCTCGATTAAATGGTTAGATCCTAAAGACGGGAGTTCGGGGACTTTATTAAAAATTCCCAACGTTCTTACGGATTCGGAAGAAGGCTTGCTTGGAATAGCGTTGCATCCGTCCTTCCCCGAAAAACCGAAAGTATATATTAATTATGTAATTAAGAAAAACGGAAAAGATACCAGTAGGATTTCCGAATGGACTTTTGATTCTCCCAAGGACCCGAAAAAAGGAAAATTTTCCGAAGAGCGAGTAATTATGGAACTTGTCCAGCCTTATGGCAACCATAATGCGGGACAATTGGCGTTCGGGAGAGACGGTAAATTATATATCGGTTGGGGGGACGGAGGATGGAGGAACGATCCGAACGGAAACGGACAAAACCCCATGACGTTCTTAGGATCCATGTTACGGATCGATATAGACGCGAAGGATCCCGGTAAACAATATGCAGTTCCGAAAGACAATCCGTTTGTCGGAATCAAAGGTTATCAACCGGAAACGTTCGCCTATGGACTCAGAAATCCCTGGAGATATTCTTTCGATCCGGCCGGTAGATTGATCCTCGCAGATGTAGGACAAGACGCGTTCGAAGAGGTAGATATCATCGAAGCGGGTAAGAATTACGGCTGGAACAAAACGGAAGGCTTTCACTGTTTCGAGCCTAAGGAAAATTGCGATCGCACAGGACTTACCGATCCTATCTACGAGTACGGCAGGGAGGACGGCAGTTCCATTACCGGAGGATACGTCGTCACCAATGATCGTATCGGAGATCTACACGGAAAATACGTCTTCGGCGATTTCATATCGGGACGACTCTGGGCAATCTCCATCCCGAAAGACGGAGGAAAAGTAGAAGAAGCGTTCGCATTAGGAAAATGGCCTATACTTGTCTCCACGTTCGGAAGGGATACAAGAGGATCCCTATATCTGGCGGATTTCGGATCCGGAAAAATTCTCCGGGTCGATCCCGGAAGATAA
- a CDS encoding acyltransferase family protein, protein MLVSELQPRSATRLDYLDNLRSFALLLGLTFHVAIVYAADIKYPLRNIDRIWIFDVFGEWVHLFRMPLFFFLSGYFSERTFRSKGIFDFIRLRGFRIIIPLISGIILFAPMQYYITALIAGYQENYFVFLWNEFLQKYPRPSHLWFLQYLVLYTFLYVAIRPILSKIGQYLFPYSRYGGAEIEPASKKRWEVLLILGLWSSFWTCLINYFFLKDTTYFTVEPVQFVYDISFFTAGGFFLGKEKTILMGRTEGKEILLLGILALFVFKGFYWIKEIDPFWSYFGYTGDWRRILHIFLKCLGGWLWVSFFIRLFQFFFAGKNSFSEYLRDSSLPVYLVHHPITLGIGYVIVQKPWSLWVKFPIHLLSTYFLTFAIYHFVIRNSHLLNSILGNARNVSPPKIS, encoded by the coding sequence TTGCTCGTTTCCGAACTCCAACCTCGCAGTGCGACGAGGTTAGATTATCTAGATAATCTAAGATCTTTTGCCCTTCTTCTCGGGCTGACCTTTCACGTCGCGATCGTTTACGCTGCAGATATCAAGTATCCGCTCCGCAACATAGACCGCATTTGGATATTCGACGTCTTCGGTGAATGGGTTCATCTCTTCCGGATGCCCTTGTTCTTTTTTCTATCGGGTTATTTCAGCGAAAGAACGTTTCGTTCCAAAGGGATTTTCGATTTCATTCGGCTTAGAGGATTCAGAATCATCATTCCGTTGATAAGCGGCATCATACTTTTTGCACCCATGCAATATTATATCACCGCTCTTATCGCAGGTTATCAGGAAAACTATTTTGTTTTCCTATGGAATGAATTCCTACAAAAGTATCCCCGACCTTCGCATTTATGGTTCTTGCAATATTTGGTTTTGTATACGTTTCTGTACGTAGCTATCCGACCGATTTTATCTAAGATCGGACAATATCTTTTTCCTTATAGTCGATATGGAGGCGCGGAAATCGAACCGGCTTCCAAAAAAAGATGGGAAGTCTTGTTGATTTTAGGACTTTGGAGCTCTTTTTGGACCTGCTTAATAAATTACTTTTTCTTAAAGGATACTACGTATTTTACTGTCGAACCCGTTCAATTCGTTTATGATATCAGCTTCTTCACGGCCGGCGGTTTTTTTCTAGGAAAAGAAAAAACGATATTAATGGGAAGAACCGAGGGGAAAGAAATACTTTTGCTCGGGATCCTGGCGCTATTTGTTTTCAAGGGATTTTATTGGATCAAGGAGATAGATCCGTTTTGGTCTTACTTCGGTTATACCGGCGACTGGAGAAGAATTCTTCACATTTTTTTGAAGTGTTTAGGCGGATGGCTTTGGGTTTCTTTTTTTATTCGCCTTTTTCAGTTTTTCTTTGCCGGCAAAAATAGTTTCTCGGAATACTTGAGAGATTCCAGTCTGCCCGTTTATTTGGTACACCACCCTATCACTCTCGGAATCGGTTACGTCATTGTGCAAAAACCCTGGTCCCTTTGGGTGAAATTCCCGATACATCTGTTATCGACGTACTTTCTTACATTTGCAATCTATCATTTCGTAATTCGGAATTCTCATCTCTTAAATAGCATTTTGGGAAATGCAAGAAATGTGTCTCCTCCTAAGATATCTTAA
- a CDS encoding acyl-CoA dehydrogenase family protein: MDLTISKDVDEIRQKAKAFVEEVAIPAEDHYDYDHGRMPEALVQKLREEAKKRGLWTAHLPKSEGGLGLDLVGTALVFSELGRSPIAPYLCNCDAPDEGNMHLLHLAANEEQKKKYYYPLVEGKIRSGFAMTEPPPGAGSDPMTLTTNAVKEGDHYILNGHKWYCTGANGAAFLIVMAKVNDSFRRTSMFLVPTDAPGYTMVQEIGVLGSHGPGGHCELKFENVKVHESQVLGKIAEGFRLSQERLGPARLTHCMRWIGLSRRSLEIARSYAIKRELFGGKLSEQQGIQWMFAEAALEIESGFLLTLKAADILRKGGDARQAISFAKWQVSETLNKCVDRAIQICGSHGFSRYLKLELFYRDARAARIADGPTETHKMVIGRNLMSGKESF; this comes from the coding sequence ATGGATTTAACAATCTCTAAGGATGTCGACGAAATAAGACAAAAGGCTAAAGCTTTTGTGGAAGAGGTGGCAATTCCCGCGGAAGATCATTACGACTACGATCACGGCAGAATGCCCGAAGCGCTAGTGCAAAAATTACGGGAAGAGGCAAAGAAGCGAGGATTATGGACGGCCCATTTACCGAAATCGGAAGGCGGCTTGGGGCTTGACCTGGTCGGGACTGCGTTGGTCTTCAGCGAATTAGGACGTTCTCCGATCGCCCCTTATTTATGTAATTGCGATGCTCCCGATGAAGGGAATATGCATCTTCTGCATTTAGCCGCAAATGAAGAACAAAAGAAAAAGTATTATTATCCTCTCGTAGAGGGAAAAATTCGGTCGGGCTTCGCGATGACCGAACCTCCTCCTGGCGCCGGTTCCGATCCTATGACTCTCACGACGAATGCGGTTAAAGAAGGAGATCATTATATTCTTAACGGTCACAAATGGTACTGCACCGGAGCCAACGGAGCGGCATTCCTGATCGTAATGGCAAAGGTAAATGATAGCTTTCGAAGAACTTCGATGTTCCTGGTTCCTACGGATGCGCCCGGTTACACTATGGTGCAGGAAATCGGCGTTCTCGGATCTCACGGCCCCGGCGGGCATTGCGAACTCAAGTTCGAGAACGTAAAAGTGCACGAATCGCAAGTACTCGGTAAAATTGCGGAAGGGTTTCGACTTTCACAGGAAAGATTGGGTCCAGCTCGTCTAACGCATTGTATGCGATGGATCGGATTATCAAGAAGGTCCTTGGAGATTGCCCGAAGCTATGCGATTAAGCGTGAATTATTCGGAGGTAAACTTTCCGAACAACAGGGAATTCAATGGATGTTCGCCGAGGCGGCATTGGAAATAGAATCCGGATTTTTATTAACCCTTAAAGCTGCCGATATTCTCCGAAAAGGAGGCGATGCTAGACAGGCTATCTCGTTTGCGAAATGGCAAGTGAGCGAAACATTGAATAAATGCGTGGATCGGGCTATTCAAATTTGCGGCTCTCATGGATTCAGCCGCTATTTGAAGTTGGAACTTTTTTATCGCGATGCGAGAGCGGCCAGAATCGCCGATGGGCCGACGGAAACTCATAAGATGGTTATCGGACGAAATTTAATGTCCGGAAAGGAAAGCTTTTAA
- a CDS encoding cyclic nucleotide-binding domain-containing protein — protein MKISEEMVQKHGVRFTESSIIFDENEPADQMYLILSGKVGIHKKIKEAFKLLIELKEGDMFGEMALVDKKPRSARAIAKTDVLLFAITEPVFYNMVQTNPSFSLKMVKMLSSRLRETNQTITSLLKADRKNLVTSALIAFSQTRGEQEGGLYKIHLGAFIKWAILRVGLEHQDLVSSINLLVRDKLVEQPKNDPSLLYIREALFKYTVDV, from the coding sequence ATGAAAATTTCGGAAGAAATGGTCCAAAAACACGGAGTCCGATTTACGGAATCCTCGATTATCTTCGATGAGAACGAACCTGCAGATCAAATGTATCTTATCCTTTCGGGGAAGGTCGGCATTCATAAAAAAATCAAAGAAGCGTTTAAGCTTTTGATCGAACTGAAAGAAGGGGACATGTTCGGGGAAATGGCTTTAGTGGATAAGAAGCCGCGAAGCGCTCGCGCCATTGCGAAAACCGATGTCCTGCTTTTCGCAATTACTGAACCTGTTTTTTATAATATGGTCCAAACGAATCCTTCATTTTCACTGAAGATGGTCAAGATGCTCTCGTCGCGTTTGCGGGAAACGAATCAAACGATTACGAGTCTTCTAAAGGCAGATCGCAAAAATCTAGTTACTTCCGCATTAATAGCCTTTAGTCAAACGAGAGGCGAACAGGAAGGCGGCCTTTATAAAATTCATTTAGGGGCATTTATCAAGTGGGCCATCCTGAGAGTCGGGTTGGAGCATCAAGATTTAGTCTCGTCGATAAACCTGTTAGTGAGAGATAAATTGGTGGAACAACCCAAAAACGATCCGAGCCTTTTATACATTCGAGAGGCTTTATTTAAGTATACGGTGGACGTGTAA